In Vigna unguiculata cultivar IT97K-499-35 chromosome 3, ASM411807v1, whole genome shotgun sequence, a single genomic region encodes these proteins:
- the LOC114178028 gene encoding histidine kinase 3, with the protein MSLLHVVGFGLKVGHLLLVLCCWVVSVLYLNWFISSGIMDTKMGFPGGGGGGKMWHKWWEKISGQGCKIHQQYYQYIGSKRVKRALWRKLLLTWVVGWIIVSLWILCYLSLQGIEKRKETLASLCDERARMLQDQFNVSMNHIQAMSILISTFHHAKNPSAIDQKTFARYTERTAFERPLTSGVAYAVRVLHSEREQFEKQQGWIIKRMDTLEQNPVHKDDYVPEALEPSPVQEEYAPVIFAQDTIAHVISVNVLSGKEDRENVLRARESGKGVLTAPFRLLKTNRLGVILTFAVYKRDLPSNATPNERIQATDGYLGGVFDVESLVEKLLQQLASKQTVIVNVYDTTNHTHPIAMYGSNESGDEFYHVSTLNFGDPFRKHEMHCRFKQKPPWPWLAITTSFGILVIAFLVGYIFHATVNHIAKVEDDCREMMELRERAVAADIAKSQFLATVSHEIRTPMNGVLGMLHMLMDTDLDVTQQEYVRTAQESGKALVSLINEVLDQAKIEFGKLELEAVLFDIRAILDDVLSLFSEKSQGKGVELAVYVSDQVPEFLIGDPGRFRQIITNLMGNSIKFTDKGHIFVTIHLVEEVVHSIEVDKESNSENTLSGSVVADSRKSWEGFRAFSQEGPLGSFSSPSNDLVNLIVSVEDTGEGIPLESQPRIFTPFMQVGPSISRKHGGTGIGLSISKCLVGLMNGEIGFVSIPKIGSTFTFTAIFTNGHRSSNECKIQQTNNQPRSASSEFEGMTALIIDPRPVRAKVSRYHIQRLGIHVEMVSDLNQALLAISNGNIVINMVLIEQEVWDRDLGLSSHFVNNTRKIDHGVPPKLFILVNSSSSFKAIVNLGADNPTVITKPLRASMLAASLQRSMGVQNKGAPRNRELQSLSLRHLLCGRKILIVDDNAVNRAVAAGALKKYGADVVCVSSGKDAISSLKPPHQFDACFMDIQMPEMDGFVATKQIREMEQSVNREASMDENVRNWHVPILAMTADVIQATHEKCLGGGMDGYVSKPFEAEQLYREVSRFFQSS; encoded by the exons ATGAGTTTGCTCCATGTAGTTGGGTTTGGTCTAAAAGTGGGGCATCTACTTTTGGTGCTATGTTGCTGGGTTGTATCTGTTCTTTACCTTAACTGGTTCATTAGCAGTGGAATTATGGACACCAAGATGGGGTTTCCAGGTGGGGGTGGGGGTGGAAAGATGTGGCACAAATGGTGGGAGAAGATCTCTGGGCAGGGTTGCAAAATCCACCAACAGTACTACCAGTATATTGGCTCTAAGAGAGTGAAGAGAGCGTTGTGGAGGAAGCTTTTGCTGACATGGGTGGTGGGTTGGATTATAGTATCATTGTGGATCTTGTGCTACTTGAGCTTGCAAGGTATTGAGAAGAGGAAAGAAACTCTGGCAAGCTTGTGTGATGAAAGGGCTAGGATGCTTCAGGATCAGTTTAACGTCAGTATGAACCATATCCAAGCCATGTCAATTCTGATCTCCACCTTTCACCATGCCAAGAACCCTTCAGCCATCGATCAG AAAACTTTTGCGAGGTACACAGAAAGAACAGCTTTTGAGAGGCCTCTTACAAGTGGTGTTGCATATGCTGTAAGGGTGCTCCATTCTGAAAGGGAACAGTTTGAAAAGCAACAAGGTTGGATTATCAAGAGGATGGATACTCTAGAGCAGAACCCGGTTCATAAGGATGATTACGTCCCAGAGGCATTGGAGCCATCCCCCGTCCAGGAAGAATATGCTCCTGTCATCTTTGCACAAGATACAATTGCACATGTGATTTCTGTTAATGTGCTCTCTGGAAAG GAAGACCGTGAAAATGTGCTGCGTGCGAGAGAATCAGGCAAAGGAGTTTTAACTGCACCCTTCAGGCTGCTCAAAACAAATCGTCTGGGGGTAATCCTGACATTTGCCGTCTACAAGAGAGATCTTCCATCAAATGCAACCCCAAATGAAAGAATTCAAGCAACTGATGG GTATCTTGGGGGCGTCTTTGATGTTGAGtcattggtggagaaactacttCAGCAACTTGCTAGCAAGCAAACTGTAATTGTTAATGTGTATGATACTACAAATCATACTCATCCAATTGCCATGTATGGTTCAAATGAATCAGGGGATGAGTTCTATCATGTCAGCACTCTTAACTTCGGAGACCCTTTCAGGAAGCACGAGATGCACTGTAG GTTCAAGCAGAAACCACCATGGCCATGGTTGGCAATAACTACGTCATTTGGTATTCTTGTTATTGCATTCCTTGTCGGATATATTTTCCATGCCACTGTGAATCATATTGCCAAAGTAGAAGATGATTGCCGTGAGATGATGGAACTTCGGGAACGAGCTGTGGCAGCTGATATTGCAAAATCCCAG TTTCTTGCTACTGTTTCCCATGAGATCAGAACACCAATGAACGGTGTTTTAG gGATGTTGCATATGCTCATGGACACAGATCTAGATGTAACCCAACAGGAATATGTCAGGACTGCACAGGAAAGTGGAAAGGCTCTGGTGTCACTTATAAACGAGGTTTTGGATCAAGCTAAGATTGAATTTGGTAAGCTAGAGCTTGAGGCTGTGCTCTTTGACATACGCGCAATTTTGGATGATGTTTTGTCACTATTTTCTGAGAAGTCTCAAGGAAAAGGAGTAGAG TTGGCAGTTTATGTGTCAGATCAGGTTCCAGAATTTCTAATAGGTGATCCAGGAAGATTTCGACAAATAATTACCAATCTCATGGGTAACTCAATTAAG TTCACTGACAAAGGACatatttttgtcactatccatcTTGTTGAGGAGGTTGTCCATTCAATAGAGGTTGACAAAGAATCCAACTCAGAAAATACATTGAGTGGCTCCGTTGTAGCTGATAGTCGCAAGAGCTGGGAAGGATTCAGGGCTTTCAGTCAAGAGGGACCTCTTGGTTCCTTTTCATCACCCTCGAATGATCTTGTCAATTTGATTGTATCTGTTGAGGATACAGGTGAAGGCATTCCTCTTGAATCTCAGCCCCGCATCTTCACCCCATTCATGCAGGTAGGTCCATCCATTTCCAGAAAGCATGGAGGAACAGGTATTGGCCTAAGCATTAGCAAGTGTTTGGTTGGTCTCATGAATGGAGAAATTGGATTCGTGAGCATACCCAAGATTGGATCCACATTCACTTTTACTGCCATATTCACCAATGGTCACCGCAGTTCAAACGAGTGTAAAATTCAGCAAACAAACAACCAACCTCGGTCTGCATCTTCAGAATTTGAGGGGATGACTGCATTAATTATTGACCCAAGACCTGTTAGAGCAAAAGTGTCAAGATATCACATCCAACGGCTTGGCATTCATGTTGAGATGGTTTCTGATTTAAACCAAGCTTTGCTAGCCATAAGCAATGGGAATATAGTTATTAATATGGTCTTGATTGAGCAAGAGGTTTGGGATAGAGATTTAGGCTTGTCATCTCACTTTGTCAATAATACAAGGAAAATTGATCACGGGGTTCCCCCAAAGCTGTTCATTCTTGTTAATTCTAGTAGTTCTTTTAAAGCTATTGTAAACCTGGGTGCTGATAATCCTACTGTCATTACTAAACCTCTTAGAGCAAGTATGCTTGCTGCCTCACTACAACGATCCATGGGTGTCCAAAACAAGGGAGCTCCTCGAAATAGAGAACTCCAAAGTTTGTCTCTTCGCCATCTTCTTTGTGGCAGGAAAATTCTAATAGTAGATGACAATGCTGTGAATCGTGCTGTAGCAGCGGGTGCATTGAAAAAGTATGGGGCAGACGTGGTTTGTGTAAGCAGTGGGAAAGATGCCATCTCTTCCCTGAAGCCACCCCATCAGTTTGATGCCTGTTTCATGGATATTCAAATGCCAGAAATGGACGG TTTTGTAGCAACAAAGCAAATTAGGGAGATGGAGCAAAGTGTGAACAGAGAAGCATCAATGGATGAGAATGTCAGAAATTGGCATGTACCCATTTTAGCCATGACTGCAGATGTGATACAGGCTACACATGAAAAATGCCTAGGGGGTGGCATGGATGGGTACGTTTCAAAACCTTTTGAAGCTGAACAGCTCTATAGAGAAGTCTCACGGTTTTTCCAGTcatcttga